A DNA window from Schlesneria paludicola DSM 18645 contains the following coding sequences:
- a CDS encoding ATP-binding protein, giving the protein MLWIQNLELKKKLVLLAAVSGTMALLMACTGFIWHDLRLLRSAQIEELRSKAELLAFAGLATVEKPGNDAARSMLMLVKSHPSVATVGLFSNTGTPLTSDLPAGTQTDPIALPIEHDSYRYTEFGELELFYPMIERGREVGVVYLKANMREFYEQARSHATMIVILTLCSLAVALLFGSMMQSLISRPILQLADAARNITTNGDYTIRVTTDSRDELAVLYRSFNQMVQKIQTSQSELKQARDEMEIRVEQRTRELQDEISQRETIQQELVRAKEAAEAASLAKSRFLANMSHEIRTPLNGILGFADYIVIHDHSLKEADRRDYLRTIKRCGEGLLVLINDILDLSKIEAGQMDFERVRFSPHGVISDAISILRPKAREKNLSLEYRWDGVVPESIESDPLRLRQLLMNLIGNAVKFSETGGVNVVARIDPASRTLAIDVIDTGVGIPEETQTALFNPFTQGDSSVTRRFGGTGLGLSICKSIVEGLGGEIRYKSEQGQGSTFSFTVDTGSMDNVRMSSSPLEDIVMDEPSTADSILKQSIRSKRILVAEDGETNRKLIRLLLVRSGADVVLVENGLEAVVAVRNEQFDLILIDMQMPIMDGYSATAQLRAEGFTNPIVALTAHAMRGDEERCLQAGCTEYLSKPIRQELLLARIIALLSGKNVDVEPGDVTAPRPKDHSDLIVSELPIEEPPFAELVREFVERAHDKMFEMQSAYQSNNRTQLKELAHWMKGSGGMAGFPMLTDCARELEVVVKNSLDDRIEEKLTMLESLVHRLQSPQA; this is encoded by the coding sequence ATGCTTTGGATTCAGAATCTCGAACTCAAAAAGAAGCTGGTCCTGCTCGCCGCCGTTTCCGGCACGATGGCGCTCCTAATGGCCTGTACGGGGTTCATCTGGCATGACCTGAGGCTGTTGCGATCGGCTCAGATTGAAGAACTTCGATCGAAAGCAGAACTGCTGGCATTCGCCGGGCTTGCGACGGTTGAGAAACCCGGGAATGATGCCGCACGATCCATGCTGATGCTGGTCAAATCGCATCCGTCCGTGGCGACCGTAGGCTTGTTCTCCAACACAGGAACGCCGCTGACATCCGATCTGCCGGCAGGAACGCAGACGGATCCTATCGCACTTCCTATCGAACACGATTCGTATCGCTACACCGAATTTGGTGAACTCGAATTGTTCTATCCGATGATTGAGCGGGGCCGCGAAGTCGGCGTCGTTTATCTGAAAGCAAACATGCGCGAGTTCTACGAGCAGGCCCGTAGTCATGCGACAATGATCGTGATCCTGACGCTCTGCTCGCTGGCCGTCGCGCTGCTGTTCGGTTCGATGATGCAGTCGTTGATCTCGCGCCCCATCCTGCAACTGGCGGACGCCGCCCGAAACATCACAACCAATGGCGACTATACGATTCGTGTCACCACCGATTCGCGCGATGAACTGGCTGTTCTCTACAGGTCGTTCAACCAGATGGTTCAGAAGATTCAGACGTCGCAGTCGGAACTGAAACAAGCGCGCGATGAAATGGAAATTCGCGTCGAACAACGTACGCGTGAACTGCAAGACGAAATCTCGCAACGCGAAACAATTCAACAGGAACTGGTTCGCGCCAAGGAAGCCGCCGAGGCGGCCAGCCTGGCCAAAAGCCGGTTTCTGGCGAATATGAGCCACGAAATTCGTACGCCACTGAACGGGATTTTGGGCTTCGCCGACTACATCGTGATCCATGATCACAGCCTGAAGGAAGCGGATCGACGAGACTACCTTAGGACGATCAAACGATGTGGTGAGGGCTTGCTGGTCCTGATCAACGACATTCTGGACCTGTCGAAGATTGAGGCCGGCCAAATGGATTTTGAACGGGTCCGTTTTTCACCCCATGGCGTGATTTCCGACGCCATTTCGATCCTGCGCCCCAAAGCACGCGAAAAAAATCTCAGTCTCGAATACCGCTGGGATGGCGTCGTGCCCGAATCGATCGAAAGCGATCCCCTTCGCCTGCGACAACTGCTGATGAACCTGATTGGTAACGCAGTCAAGTTTTCCGAAACCGGGGGCGTCAACGTCGTCGCACGAATTGACCCCGCGTCGCGGACGCTCGCCATCGATGTCATTGATACCGGAGTGGGTATCCCCGAAGAAACACAGACCGCGCTGTTCAATCCGTTCACACAAGGTGACAGTTCGGTGACCCGCCGATTCGGAGGCACGGGCCTGGGCCTTTCCATCTGCAAGAGCATCGTCGAAGGATTGGGGGGCGAGATTCGATACAAGAGCGAACAGGGACAGGGCAGCACGTTTTCGTTCACTGTCGATACCGGTTCGATGGACAACGTGCGCATGTCTTCGTCTCCGCTCGAAGATATCGTGATGGACGAACCAAGCACCGCCGATTCAATCTTGAAGCAATCGATTCGTTCGAAGCGGATTCTGGTGGCCGAAGATGGCGAGACGAATCGTAAGCTGATTCGATTGTTACTCGTCCGATCAGGTGCCGATGTGGTTCTCGTCGAGAACGGCCTGGAAGCGGTTGTTGCAGTCCGCAACGAGCAGTTTGACCTGATTCTCATCGACATGCAAATGCCGATTATGGACGGCTACTCGGCCACCGCGCAGCTACGAGCAGAAGGATTCACCAATCCAATCGTCGCCTTGACGGCACACGCCATGCGCGGCGATGAAGAGCGTTGTCTGCAGGCAGGTTGTACGGAATATCTGTCGAAGCCGATTCGGCAAGAATTGCTCCTTGCCAGAATCATCGCGCTCCTCTCAGGAAAAAACGTTGATGTCGAGCCCGGCGACGTAACCGCGCCCCGGCCAAAAGATCACTCTGATTTGATCGTTTCGGAATTGCCCATCGAAGAACCACCGTTTGCGGAACTCGTGCGTGAGTTCGTCGAACGCGCACACGACAAAATGTTCGAGATGCAGAGCGCCTACCAATCAAACAACCGAACTCAGCTCAAAGAACTCGCGCACTGGATGAAAGGGTCCGGCGGAATGGCGGGATTCCCAATGCTGACCGACTGTGCCCGCGAACTCGAAGTGGTCGTCAAGAACTCACTCGACGACCGAATTGAAGAGAAACTCACGATGCTCGAATCGCTCGTTCACAGACTTCAATCACCGCAAGCCTAG
- the smpB gene encoding SsrA-binding protein SmpB yields the protein MAKPDPTKPDYSLERVVCRNRKAKHEYELTDSLECGIMLHGSEVKSVRNNKISIEEAWVRVQGGEVWLVGCDIAEYPQATYLNHDPKRQRKLLMHRREIRKFAEVASQKGLAIVPLDVHLIRGNVKVTIAVGKGLKRHDKREKLKEHDANREIRQALRRQDD from the coding sequence ATGGCCAAGCCCGATCCAACCAAACCCGACTACTCGCTCGAACGCGTTGTCTGCCGTAATCGCAAGGCCAAACACGAATACGAGCTCACAGACTCGCTCGAATGCGGGATCATGCTGCACGGCAGCGAGGTCAAGAGCGTCCGTAACAACAAGATCTCGATCGAAGAAGCGTGGGTTCGCGTGCAAGGCGGCGAGGTTTGGCTGGTCGGTTGCGACATTGCCGAATATCCCCAGGCGACCTACTTGAATCACGATCCGAAGCGTCAACGCAAGCTTTTGATGCACCGCCGTGAGATTCGCAAATTTGCCGAAGTGGCCAGTCAGAAGGGGTTGGCGATCGTTCCGCTTGATGTTCATCTGATTCGCGGAAATGTGAAAGTGACCATCGCCGTCGGCAAGGGCCTGAAGCGTCACGACAAGCGTGAAAAACTGAAGGAACACGATGCGAATCGCGAGATCCGACAGGCGCT
- a CDS encoding MFS transporter, producing MWSLKGAKRAIIFAGCLAAAYTQLTTSPATIQYIRALGANEFHIGILGAMPTLMLFMQFVSAVVVNHLAYRRRLWFWAAMTHRLMLLPTALGPWLFPEMSDQFWVWTLLITTAINQGLLHFSSPLWLSWMGDYLPHKGLSSFWGQRQLWTQIAAAGSLCAAAFLVHQSGLPIDISYAVMTCIGTLCGVIDLLLFFKVAEPPVQKAPSPRLMKVLTEPFHSSEFRRYIGFMCFWNFAAMAGAPFISLYLLSEVGMDLFHVLLLWTISWVGGAMFSRTLGRWADAHGSQPVLVMCVALKSSNMLALLLIPPSPSIAFWVLAPCFMLDAALNAGILIANNGFMIKNSPSENRTMYIAATQAVAGVVGGLTSILAGLVMQQLSGTQWNVLGWTLGQFQIMFLASIALRWVALLMTRYVNEPSARHTWDVVQEMARDTLERMEVRRTRVFARVRVITKRRLRTGSVIDGTSQGLGADIPGGHARVPAPKRARRLRPRRSQPM from the coding sequence GTGTGGTCATTGAAAGGTGCGAAGCGAGCGATCATTTTCGCTGGCTGTCTTGCCGCAGCCTATACCCAACTGACAACATCTCCGGCGACGATCCAATACATTCGAGCACTGGGTGCGAATGAGTTTCACATTGGCATCCTGGGCGCCATGCCAACGCTGATGTTGTTCATGCAGTTTGTGTCCGCCGTCGTGGTGAACCACCTCGCCTATCGTCGTCGGTTATGGTTCTGGGCGGCGATGACGCATCGTTTGATGCTGTTGCCGACCGCGCTGGGGCCCTGGCTCTTTCCAGAAATGTCCGATCAGTTCTGGGTTTGGACGTTGCTGATCACCACCGCAATCAATCAGGGATTGCTTCATTTCAGTTCGCCATTATGGCTGAGCTGGATGGGCGATTATCTGCCTCATAAGGGGCTTAGCAGTTTCTGGGGGCAACGCCAGTTGTGGACACAAATTGCGGCGGCCGGATCGCTGTGCGCCGCCGCGTTTCTCGTTCACCAATCCGGGCTGCCCATTGATATCAGCTATGCCGTCATGACTTGCATCGGAACGCTGTGCGGCGTGATTGACCTGTTGCTGTTCTTCAAGGTTGCGGAACCACCTGTGCAGAAGGCGCCGTCGCCGCGATTGATGAAAGTATTGACCGAGCCCTTTCACAGCAGCGAATTTCGTCGCTATATCGGCTTCATGTGCTTCTGGAACTTTGCCGCGATGGCGGGCGCTCCGTTTATCAGCCTTTATCTTCTGTCAGAAGTCGGCATGGATCTGTTTCATGTGCTGCTGCTCTGGACCATCTCCTGGGTCGGCGGCGCCATGTTTTCCCGGACGCTAGGTCGTTGGGCCGATGCCCATGGTTCGCAGCCGGTGCTCGTGATGTGTGTTGCGCTCAAGTCCAGCAATATGCTCGCGCTGCTTCTGATCCCCCCATCTCCGTCCATTGCCTTTTGGGTCCTGGCCCCGTGTTTCATGCTGGATGCCGCACTGAATGCCGGAATCTTGATCGCCAATAACGGCTTCATGATCAAGAATTCACCGTCCGAGAATCGCACGATGTACATTGCCGCGACTCAAGCCGTGGCGGGGGTTGTTGGAGGGTTAACCTCCATTCTGGCCGGGCTGGTGATGCAGCAGCTTTCAGGGACGCAGTGGAATGTCCTCGGCTGGACGCTGGGGCAGTTTCAGATCATGTTTCTGGCGAGCATCGCCCTGCGATGGGTGGCGTTGCTGATGACCCGCTACGTCAATGAGCCAAGCGCACGTCACACTTGGGACGTTGTTCAGGAAATGGCTCGAGACACGCTCGAACGGATGGAAGTCCGCAGGACACGTGTCTTCGCCCGAGTCAGAGTCATTACAAAGCGAAGGCTTCGAACCGGTTCCGTGATCGATGGCACAAGTCAGGGCCTAGGAGCGGACATTCCGGGCGGCCATGCGCGAGTCCCAGCGCCGAAACGTGCGCGGAGATTACGTCCGCGCCGGTCTCAGCCTATGTGA
- a CDS encoding HD domain-containing phosphohydrolase, whose protein sequence is MGQSISAMSTSSNVEKLLDDIEHGFSSLTQGGETRFGAKAFPPAVDAEIAAQTKILIVDDEPINVKVCQKYLNELGYKRCIGLSDATRAVSQIAEEMPDLVILDVMMPVVSGVDILRQLRSKPELSHIPVLILTASTDRSTKLTVLEYGASDFLTKPIDPSELAPRVRNVLTVKQHQDSLKNYAQTLEAAVQQRTLELEASRQDVIFCLARAVEYRDDVTGRHVERVGQYAGLIGLALGWSEHDALMLEQAAQLHDVGKVGVPDEVLLKPGKLTPEEFEQMQRHTLFGKRIVERMGDRESTRLRQHVLIGSRILDVPRSPLLTMAARIALTHHERWDGTGYPLGLAGEDIPIEGRITAVADVFDALSSRRPYKPAYPISKCFEIITNESGSHFDPKIVDTFISQRDLIVQTQIELADPE, encoded by the coding sequence ATGGGCCAGTCCATCTCGGCGATGTCGACAAGTTCAAACGTTGAAAAACTACTGGATGACATCGAACATGGATTCAGTTCGCTCACACAGGGCGGGGAAACTCGCTTTGGTGCGAAAGCGTTTCCACCTGCCGTCGACGCCGAAATCGCAGCCCAAACCAAGATTCTGATCGTCGATGACGAACCCATCAACGTCAAAGTTTGCCAGAAGTATCTGAACGAACTGGGCTACAAACGCTGTATTGGACTGTCGGATGCCACTCGCGCCGTCTCGCAAATTGCGGAAGAGATGCCAGATCTCGTCATTCTGGATGTGATGATGCCGGTCGTGTCGGGCGTAGACATTCTTCGCCAACTGCGATCGAAGCCGGAACTCAGTCATATTCCTGTCCTCATCTTGACGGCCTCAACCGACCGCAGCACGAAGCTGACGGTCCTCGAGTACGGGGCGTCCGATTTTCTCACGAAACCGATCGATCCGAGCGAACTGGCGCCGCGCGTCCGGAACGTGCTGACCGTCAAGCAGCATCAGGACAGTCTAAAAAATTACGCGCAAACGCTGGAAGCGGCTGTTCAGCAACGAACGCTGGAACTGGAAGCTTCGCGCCAAGACGTCATTTTCTGCCTGGCTCGCGCCGTCGAATATCGGGACGACGTGACCGGCCGACATGTCGAACGGGTTGGCCAGTACGCCGGTTTGATTGGACTCGCCTTGGGCTGGAGCGAACATGATGCACTGATGCTCGAGCAGGCGGCTCAGCTGCACGATGTCGGTAAGGTCGGCGTTCCGGACGAAGTTCTGCTGAAACCCGGCAAACTGACGCCGGAGGAATTTGAACAGATGCAGCGTCACACGCTGTTCGGAAAGCGAATCGTCGAACGCATGGGAGACCGCGAGTCGACGAGACTGCGCCAGCATGTATTGATTGGATCGCGCATTCTGGATGTTCCTCGCTCACCCCTGCTGACAATGGCAGCTCGGATCGCTCTAACGCACCACGAACGATGGGATGGAACGGGATATCCCCTGGGGCTTGCCGGTGAGGATATTCCGATCGAAGGTCGTATTACTGCGGTCGCCGATGTGTTCGACGCACTCAGCAGTCGCCGTCCCTACAAGCCGGCCTACCCCATCAGCAAGTGCTTCGAAATCATCACGAACGAGAGCGGCAGCCACTTCGACCCGAAGATCGTCGACACATTCATTTCCCAGCGCGATCTGATTGTTCAGACACAAATCGAACTAGCAGACCCCGAGTGA